The genomic DNA CCATGCTCCCTCTATTGTGTCAATCTTTAGGCTTGCCCTCTCCCAGCTTTGAAGCCGTACTCAAATGCGAGCATAAATACTGGAGCCGGTTGGAGCAGCGCCGCGTGATCCCAGAATATATCCCCGATTTTTGCGTAGTGGATCCTTTTAAAGAAGATTATAAGCAGCAAATCACCCTCGATTACCCTTTCTGGCTTAAGCCGGTAAAAGCAGTTTTATCACACCTCGGGTTTATGGTGCGCAATGGAAGTGAACTCGACATGGCGATTACGGAGATCCGCAAAAAAATCTACTGCTTTGCCAAACCCTTCAACTACTTACTCCAATTTGCCGACCTGCCAGATGAAATTGCCGCTATTGATGGCTATCACTGCATCGCCGAAGGCATCATATCCGATGGCCAGCAATGCACCCTTGAAGGCTATGTTTTTGATGGCAAACTGTGTGTCTATGGGGCCGTTGACTCAATACGTGAAGGTGAGCATGATTCCAGCTTTTCTCGCTATCAGTATCCATCATCGATCCCACAGCCTGTTCAAGACAAAATGATCGCCGTCACCGAGCGCTTCCTTACCGCTATCGATTTTGATAATGGCCCATTTAATATCGAGTATTACTGGGACAAGGAGAGTGACCATATCTGGTTGCTGGAGATCAATACTCGTATTTCCAAGTCCCATTCGCCATTATTCCGCAACGTCGATGGCATGTCACATCACCAGGTCATGCTGGCTTTGGCCTTAGGAAAACAGCCTGTCTTTCCCTATCGTAAAGGCTTATATCAATATTCGGCCAAGTTTATGTGGCGCACACATGCAGATGCAATGGTTAACAAGGTACCCACAGAGCAAGAAGTACAGGCAATTACCCAGCGCATTGCGGGTACTGATATCGAGCTGCATGTCTGCAAGGGAATGCGTTTGTCTGAGCTTAATTATCAAGACAGTTACAGCTACGAGTTAGCGACCGTGTTTATCGGCGCTGATAGCGAGCAAGAACTGTTGCACAAATACCGTGATGTGCAACAAGCGTTACCGCTGGAACTTGTGCCACTGCTTTAAATGATCTGCATGATAACCATAAGGAGGAAATATGACGGTTGCCAAGCACTGCGCCTACAAAATCCGCCATATCGAACATTGCTGGATCCCGATGGCCGACGGCATTCGTCTTTCTGCCCGCATCTGGATGCCAGAAGGTGCTGAAACAGAGCCAGTGCCAGCTATTTTCGAGTTTATTCCTTATCGTAAACGTGATGGCGTCAGATTGCGCGACGAAACAATGCATCCATATTTTGCCGGACACGGCTATGCCTGTATCCGTGTGGATATCCGTGGAAGCGGCGACTCAGAAGGTGTGCTGACGGACGAATATCTGCAGCAAGAACTCGACGATGGAGTCACAGTTATTGAGTGGCTAGATAAACAACCATGGTGCGACGGTAATATTGGCATGTATGGGATCTCATGGGGGGGATTCAACGGCCTGCAAATTGCGGCAATGCAACTGCCGCAACTTAAGGCTATCGTTAGCGTGTGCTCTACCGATGATCGCTATGCCGATGATGTGCACTATATGGGAGGTTGCCTGCTCGGTGATAATCTTTCTTGGGCCTCGACGATGTTTGCCTACAACTCCTTACCGCCGGATCCGCAAATTGTCGGTAGCAAGTGGCGCGACATGTGGTTTGAACGCCTTAAAGGCAGTGGCTTATGGCTCAATACCTGGCTTAATCATCAACACCGTGACGAGTACTGGCAGCATGGCTCGATTTGCGAAGATTTTTCTAAAGTGCAGATCCCGGTCATGGCAGTCAGCGGCTGGGCCGATGGCTACAGTAATGCGGTTTTTCGCCTGCTCACCAACTTGCCCGGCCCGAGGCAAGGATTGATTGGCCCCTGGAGTCATAAATATCCGCATATTGGCGTGCCCGGCCCGGCGATCGGTTTTTTGCAGGAGTGCCTACGCTGGTGGGATAAATGGTTGAAGGGGATTGAGACCGGCATTATGGACGAGCCTATGCTGCGGGCATGGATGCTTGACAGTATGCCTCCGTCAACGTCTTACCATCAACGCTACGGCCGCTGGGTTAGTGAACCATCTTGGCCGACACCCAATATTGGCACGCTTGTCTTCAAGCTTGATCGATATCGTCTAGTAGACGAATTCGCAGACGTTGCAGAGGAAGAGCTGTGTTTGCAATCACCCTTGAGTAACGGTCTGTTTGCCGGTAAATGGTGTTCATATAGCACCACGCCGGATCTCCCCCATGATCAGCGTGAAGAAGAAGGTGGCGCGTTAGTTTTCACAAGTCAGCCTTTGGACACTGCACTTGAGATCATGGGGGCTGCGGTGATTGAGTTAGAATTATCGGCCAGCAAGCCAGTGGCAATGATCGCTGTGCGTCTATCGGATGTGCATCCTGATAACAAGAGCTCAAGGGTAACATACGGCCTGCTGAACCTGACCCATAGGGATAGCCATACTAATCCGACACCGCTGCAACCAGACAAGCGCTATCGGGTAAAAGTTCAGCTTAACGGTACCGCGCAGACCTTTCCCAAGGGCCACCGGATTAGGATTGCCATTTCGTCCTCTTATTTCCCGCTGGCCTGGCCTTCACCTGAGTCGACGCGGATCAAAATTTACACTGGTTGTAGCCGAGTGATATTGCCGAGTCGAAATCCTCGTCATCAAGAGACGATCTCTTTCCTTGCGCCTGAGGCTTCCACCAGCGGTGCCAAGCAGCAACTTATTGAGGGACATCATAACTGGCGAGTGATCCGCGAACTGGACAAGGATTTGTCTACTTTGGAAGTCATTAACGACAATGGTACTTATCACCTCGAAGATATCGACCTGATTGTAAATCGCGAGGCCAATGAGTGGTACACCTATCAGAGTGATGACTTCCAGTCTGCACAGGGCAAGACTCTCTGGCGATGGGGATTTAAGCGAGGAGACTGGGCAGTACAGACCGTCACCCGCACCTTACTGCACTGCGATGAGTTTTATTTTTATCTGGATGCTGAGTTAGACGCTTATGAAGGAGACAAGCGAGTTTATTCGCAAAACTGGAATCTTCGTATTAATCGTAACTTGGTTTGATGTTAAGGTTGAGGATAAGGTTGAGGCCGGTATTATGTATCGCCTCAATTGATCCTAGTATTATCCACAATCATGCTGCCACTTCACAGTGTCCATTACCCAGTACCCAGAACGATTTGTTAAGGGCATTAAGGACGAAACTCAAGATGAAACAAACTTAGCCTTTTATGGCTTAATGAATCTGTACACCAATATATGGTCGACTGCGAGGGAATGAATAATGAGAGGGAATACCAGATTAAGCCTGTTTAAAAATGGTAAAACGGACTAAGAAATGATTATCTATCCACGCCAACATCAACCAGCCTTATCATCAACAGCTTGTGTACTCTGCGGTAAATTTCAGTCTACAATGCAATGCATCACTTGCGCATCCATACGCATTAGCACTTACAGCAAAGGCGTTTAATGACAAACCCTTACTCCGCTAAACAGTGGTTACAACTCAATATGCAGCAACAAGGGTTATTACAACCCGCCACCTCGTTAAGCGCATTACTGCAGCAAATAAGCTATGTGCAAATCGACTCGATTAATGTGGTCGAACGCGCACATCATCATGTATTGCACAGTCGTCTGCCCGATTATTCGACCTCCATGCTTGACCGGGCAATGAGCGATAAAACCGTGTTTGAATATTGGTCCCATGCGGCGGCTTATCTGCCTATCGATGATTACCGTTTTAGCTTGTACCGTAAGCAGCATTTACAACAAGGTGGCACACATTGGTTTGAACCCGAACATAAAGTCATGCGCGAAGTTAAAGCCCGCATTAGCAGCGAGGGTCCATTAAAATCCAGTCAGTTTACCCATAGATCAGATACCCCCAATGGCACTTGGTGGGATTGGAAACCGGCAAAAAAAGCCCTTGAGCAATTGTTTATGCAAGGCGAGTTAATGGTTGCTAGGCGCGACAAGTTTCAAAAGGTGTATGACTTAACCGAGCGAGTACTCCCCAAGCATATCGACACCACAGTGCCTAGCGATACTAAATTTGCCCAACATTTGATCCACCGTTATTTATCTGCCCACGGCTTTGGTAATTTGCAGCAAATACAATATTTACGCAAAGGCCTTAAACCGCTACTCAGTAAAACATTGGCGCAACTGTGCGAGCAAGGTGATATCGCCAGCTTTACTGAATCCAGCGCCACCACACAACCAGTTTACTTTTACCAACCCACGCAGGCATTACCAACAACAATGCCCAATAAAGTCTGGTTACTTAATCCG from Shewanella psychromarinicola includes the following:
- a CDS encoding ATP-grasp domain-containing protein, which gives rise to MKNIFVFAADEFNLSLMRSLDSAHEYCFHELYQYSEVKTGKEFPVKTLYEGALARLKSYPGSVDAIVGYLDFPVSTMLPLLCQSLGLPSPSFEAVLKCEHKYWSRLEQRRVIPEYIPDFCVVDPFKEDYKQQITLDYPFWLKPVKAVLSHLGFMVRNGSELDMAITEIRKKIYCFAKPFNYLLQFADLPDEIAAIDGYHCIAEGIISDGQQCTLEGYVFDGKLCVYGAVDSIREGEHDSSFSRYQYPSSIPQPVQDKMIAVTERFLTAIDFDNGPFNIEYYWDKESDHIWLLEINTRISKSHSPLFRNVDGMSHHQVMLALALGKQPVFPYRKGLYQYSAKFMWRTHADAMVNKVPTEQEVQAITQRIAGTDIELHVCKGMRLSELNYQDSYSYELATVFIGADSEQELLHKYRDVQQALPLELVPLL
- a CDS encoding CocE/NonD family hydrolase — encoded protein: MTVAKHCAYKIRHIEHCWIPMADGIRLSARIWMPEGAETEPVPAIFEFIPYRKRDGVRLRDETMHPYFAGHGYACIRVDIRGSGDSEGVLTDEYLQQELDDGVTVIEWLDKQPWCDGNIGMYGISWGGFNGLQIAAMQLPQLKAIVSVCSTDDRYADDVHYMGGCLLGDNLSWASTMFAYNSLPPDPQIVGSKWRDMWFERLKGSGLWLNTWLNHQHRDEYWQHGSICEDFSKVQIPVMAVSGWADGYSNAVFRLLTNLPGPRQGLIGPWSHKYPHIGVPGPAIGFLQECLRWWDKWLKGIETGIMDEPMLRAWMLDSMPPSTSYHQRYGRWVSEPSWPTPNIGTLVFKLDRYRLVDEFADVAEEELCLQSPLSNGLFAGKWCSYSTTPDLPHDQREEEGGALVFTSQPLDTALEIMGAAVIELELSASKPVAMIAVRLSDVHPDNKSSRVTYGLLNLTHRDSHTNPTPLQPDKRYRVKVQLNGTAQTFPKGHRIRIAISSSYFPLAWPSPESTRIKIYTGCSRVILPSRNPRHQETISFLAPEASTSGAKQQLIEGHHNWRVIRELDKDLSTLEVINDNGTYHLEDIDLIVNREANEWYTYQSDDFQSAQGKTLWRWGFKRGDWAVQTVTRTLLHCDEFYFYLDAELDAYEGDKRVYSQNWNLRINRNLV
- a CDS encoding winged helix-turn-helix domain-containing protein, giving the protein MTNPYSAKQWLQLNMQQQGLLQPATSLSALLQQISYVQIDSINVVERAHHHVLHSRLPDYSTSMLDRAMSDKTVFEYWSHAAAYLPIDDYRFSLYRKQHLQQGGTHWFEPEHKVMREVKARISSEGPLKSSQFTHRSDTPNGTWWDWKPAKKALEQLFMQGELMVARRDKFQKVYDLTERVLPKHIDTTVPSDTKFAQHLIHRYLSAHGFGNLQQIQYLRKGLKPLLSKTLAQLCEQGDIASFTESSATTQPVYFYQPTQALPTTMPNKVWLLNPFDNLVIQRQKLKQWFGFNYQIEVYVPEAKRQFGYYSLPILWRDRFVGRVDVKADRKNQCLLLQRISFEADAFDDHSTDISMSDTTDREAFIAAFVDAIEHYATFNNCQRWQLVQCNDAAIRYLLVKASKHRP